The Athene noctua chromosome 15, bAthNoc1.hap1.1, whole genome shotgun sequence genome contains a region encoding:
- the PRR35 gene encoding proline-rich protein 35 translates to MSKDDLGCKLTSVYKHKERKPKKPHYIPRPWGKPYNYKCFQCPFTCMEKSHLYNHMKYSLCKNSLSLLIESDWPYKKGNLLHPELRLLHATESSRLRGRRDEQETCDSSAMLGGSVRTKQASGRDGHEDKPMSGVEILPAEGAGEEGSPFQEEEEDVAGLLREMDAGEKKEKNEETGCQGDPAEPEVNTLVFGFKNKRDKPCKEVEPDFIITDVFSLKNHVMKSREMASPDLDAKPKHCKVPKKCLASSGILMEQWKLVANGQRRNTPEVSPPCTDSNIIPCYPPPAYSDYHEPQGLNLSLLGINYPLNPSLFSYLSPTMANSATTHPHLAQLPFLASTAQLMHPHASHFQPLQSPERSAFLPRFYYPLLFDHTFGSTESKMSSSKPEAQQLVGSVMPTPPQAKPPSEPTKPGLLKVPVLKTGFPWSKSVREEPASELNHPATLGQEEEEKWLSQEKESNATLGLSNLRKKPATDIYQTMVGMKDGAFAPSSIRKTELPVVTCLETSSPPGNSLKRKFTASGLDLIGPERLMPGKLSYQSSGSRANPGHIPKALDQWHTEVLAGRPEELERGNDTEVLPSVGAGLDHGLCKQSRPQEASATMTDSEATTVLIGDLSKTLEEYQEVEKKLSDLAKEDTPGQKELRDQLVKIRRELYHIHQALEKATKPHEGPLDLSVKRSSEGTEKIQQAKKEPCNTSLGSEKLHSKDQGALNKCTATGEAGDGECLPNCLLEAENKTIDLLIKMSRSESLRASSSETHLGAVIKAEVLPLTMPLELRHVMEPYYSRTTKCEADSSVLLCSDGRSSTTQGPQLSVTTEDGPLGCRAMQRSLSCSLPSETDTVCVHSPLHADP, encoded by the exons ATGTCCAAGGACGACCTGGGCTGCAAGCTGACCTCGGTCTACAAGCACAAGGAGAGGAAGCCAAAAAAGCCTCACTACATCCCACGGCCATGGGGCAAGCCGTACAACTACAAATGTTTCCAGTGCCCCTTCACCTGCATGGAGAAGTCCCACCTCTACAACCACATGAAGTACAGCCTGTGCAAGAactccctctccctcctcattGAGTCCGACTGGCCCTACAAGAAGGGCAATCTGCTCCACCCGGAGCTGCGGCTCCTGCACGCAACGGAGTCCTCCCGCCTGCGCGGGCGGCGGGACGAGCAGGAGACCTGTGACTCCTCAGCCATGTTGGGAGGGTCAGTTAGGACCAAGCAGGCCTCTGGCAGGGACGGCCATGAGGACAAGCCAATGTCAGGGGTGGAGATCCTGCCTGCTGAAGGGGCTGGTGAAGAAGGTAGCCCGTtccaagaggaggaagaggatgttGCTGGCCTGTTGAGGGAGATGGATGCaggggagaagaaagagaaaaatgaagagacAGGTTGCCAAGGTGACCCAGCTGAACCAGAAGTGAACACTTTGGTCTTTGGTTTCAAGAACAAGAGGGATAAGCCTTGCAAGGAGGTGGAGCCCGACTTCATCATCACAGATGTCTTCTCTCTCAAGAACCACGTCATGAAAAGCAGGGAAATGGCCTCCCCAGACCTAGATGCTAAGCCAAAGCATTGCAAAGTGCCAAAGAAATGCCTGGCCAGCAGCGGGATCCTCATGGAGCAGTGGAAGCTGGTGGCAAATGGGCAAAGGAGAAACACACCTGAGGTCTCCCCACCTTGTACTGACAGCAACATCATCCCATGCTACCCTCCTCCAGCCTACAGTGACTACCACGAACCTCAGGGCCTCAACCTCTCACTGCTGGGTATTAACTACCCATTAAACCCCAGTCTCTTCTCCTACCTGAGCCCCACTATGGCCAACAGTGCTACAACACACCCACACTTGGCTCAGCTGCCCTTCCTGGCCTCCACAGCCCAGCTGATGCACCCACATGCGTCCCACTTCCAGCCTCTGCAGAGCCCCGAGCGGTCAGCCTTCCTTCCCCGCTTCTACTACCCCTTGCTCTTCGACCACACCTTCGGCTCCACTGAAAGCAAGATGTCCTCCAGCAAGCCAGAAGCCCAGCAACTGGTGGGTTCTGTCATGCCCACACCACCACAAGCCAAACCTCCCAGTGAGCCAACCAAACCAGGGCTGCTGAAGGTACCAGTTCTGAAGACAGGTTTTCCTTGGTCCAAAAGTGTCAGAGAGGAACCAGCCTCTGAGCTCAACCATCCTGCCACGCTGGGGcaagaagaagaggagaaatggcTGTCCCAAGAGAAGGAAAGCAACGCAACTTTAGGCCTCAGCAACCTACGCAAAAAGCCAGCCACTGACATCTACCAAACCATGGTGGGGATGAAAGATGGTGCTTTTGCCCCCAGCAGCATCCGGAAGACAGAGTTACCAGTGGTGACCTGTTTGGAGACCAGCAGTCCTCCAGGCAACTCCCTGAAGAGGAAGTTCACTGCCAGTGGGCTTGATTTGATAGGACCTGAAAGGCTGATGCCTGGAAAACTCAGCTACCAGAGCAG TGGTTCAAGGGCCAACCCTGGTCACATCCCCAAAGCCCTGGACCAGTGGCACACAGAAGTCCTCGCAGGCCGGCCTGAGGAACTGGAGAGGGGCAATGACACTGAAGTTCTTCCCTCTGTGGGTGCTGGCCTGGACCATGGCCTCTGCAAGCAGAGCAGACCCCAAGAGGCTTCTGCCACCATGACAGACTCTGAGGCTACAACTGTGCTTATCGGGGACCTGTCCAAAACCTTAGAGGAATATCAAGAGGTGGAGAAGAAACTGTCTGATCTGGCAAAGGAGGACACCCCTGGGCAGAAAGAGCTGAGGGACCAGCTGGTCAAAATCCGAAGGGAGCTCTACCACATCCACCAGGCGCTGGAGAAAGCCACCAAACCCCACGAGGGGCCTCTGGACCTCTCGGTGAAGAGATCCTCTGAAGGTACAGAGAAGATCCAGCAGGCCAAGAAGGAGCCCTGCAACACGAGCCTGGGAAGTGAGAAGCTCCACAGCAAAGACCAAGGGGCCCTCAACAAATGTACAGCCACTGGGGAGGCTGGAGATGGGGAGTGTCTCCCAAACTGCCTCCTGGAGGCTGAGAACAAGACCATCGACCTGCTGATCAAGATGAGCCGCTCTGAGAGCCTCCGGGCATCCTCCTCTGAGACCCACCTGGGTGCTGTAATCAAGGCCGAGGTCCTGCCACTCACCATGCCACTGGAACTCCGGCACGTGATGGAGCCCTACTACAGCCGTACCACCAAGTGCGAGGCAGACTCCAGTGTCCTGCTCTGCTCCGATGGCAGATCCAGTACCACCCAGGGCCCTCAGCTCTCAGTCACAACTGAGGACGGGCCCCTGGGCTGCCGGGCCATGCAGCGCTCCCTGTCCTGCAGCCTTCCCAGCGAGACAGACACAGTGTGTGTCCACAGCCCTCTGCATGCTGACCCCTAA